In the genome of Pyrobaculum islandicum DSM 4184, the window GAAAAGAATACTCACTCCTGAAGCTCTTGCAAGGTTAGATAATATCAGAGTTGTGAGGCCTGAGCTGGCGGAAGCTCTTGAGCAACAGCTGATTGCTCTAGCTTCCTCTGGGAGAGTAAAAGTGCCTATAGATGATGAGACATTAAAGAAAATTTTAGAGGCTATCTATAGCCAGACACGCCGGGAGTATAGATTTCGTCTCTAAAGTTTTTAAACTCTCTGATTAAAACACGGCCATGGCCCGTAATAAGCCTCTTGGCAAAAAGTTAAGACTAGCCGCCGCGCTTAAGTCTAATAGAAACCCCCCTGTGTGGGTTGTTGTGAAAACTAAGAGAAGAGTCACTAGATCTCCCACACGTAGACACTGGCGTAGGACGAAGCTAAAGGCTTAGGCAGATTTTATTGCTCTTATTATCTCGCCGAGTTTCTCAGGTTTCTCCTCAGCTAAGGTCCCAGTTACTATCACATTTGGCTTCTCCCGCGCAATTGTATAAGCTACCTCTCCGCTTCTAATACCGCCGCCCACAATTAAAATTCTTGGAAAGACTCTTCTCGCGGCTCTTACCATCTCTGGGGGCGCTGGCTGAGGCGCCCCGCTGCCAGCTTCTAAATACACCGCCTTAAAACCTATGTAATTTGCAGCTAATGCATATGCCATAACAATGTCGGGCCTTGTGTATGGTATTGGCTTACTCATTGAGACAAAACCTGCGGCGCCGCCGTCACCTATTATAATATAAGCTGTTGATATAACTTCCAACTTGGGATAGTGCTTTGCCAATAGGACAGCGCCTTGTATCTGAGCCCCAATTATATAATAGGGGTCTAGCGAGTTTAGCACGCTGAGAAATAATACGCCATCTGCTTCGTCAGTGAGTTGCGAAATAGAGCCTGGGAAAATTACGACTGGGACGTGCGCTATTGATTTTATGTCTTTGACAACTTGTGTAATCTGGCTCTCTCTAATGCCTAAAGATCCGCCGACTAGTATGCCGTCAGTCCCTGCCTCTAAAGCGTATTTAGCAATCTTTAGATAGTCAACTGATTTATCTGGGTCTATCAATGTGAAGTGTTTCGTACCCTCTACTAGATATTCATATAGTTTCATTGCCATCAACTCCTTCTTGTTTTCTTTGCAGTGGTGTTATTTTGCCCTCTAGATATAGGTCTACGAAAGCGTTATAGTAATCCACAGCCATCCACCCCGGCCGCTCTTCAAATTCGTAACGTAAGCCACAGTTGCCACATATTACTAAATAGCCGTTTTCTGTCTTTTTTACTGTAACTAATTGAGCGCCACAGTGGGGGCAGGTAAAGATTTTTGGTAATGTCTTCTTTAGCTTTGGAATTATCTTTCTAGTCTTTCTTCGTCTCCCCATATAACTCGTGGGGAGACCGTAAATATAAATATACGTCAGCTGTAGCGCCTTCGGTCACCAAATCACCGTAACCCTGACGGCATCACCATAGAGCACTTTATACAAATTTTAAAACTTTAGCGTAATGAAACCTATGAGATATCTGTCTGGCTTAAACCCAGTTTATAAAGTGGCAGATATCTTACCACAAGTCAACAAAATAGAAGACGTGGAGAAAATCGCCGTATGGGATGCGGCAGGCCGCGTAGTTGCCAGAGATGTTATAGCGCCTCACGACTATCCCCCATATCCTAGGGCCGCCTATGACGGCTATGCTGTTAACTCTAGCGCAACGCCGGGAAAGTTCAGAGTCGTCGGAACTATTCTCGTAGGGCAATATAGGAGAGATATAGTATTGAATAGCGGCGAGGCCGCTTATGTCACGGTGGGAGCTTTTCTGCCTGAGGGCGCCGACGCTGTTGTGCCTGAGGAAGCTGTAAAAAGAGAGGGGGAGTACATTCTGGTAGATAGGAAGTTTGAAAAATACGCCAATGTAGACCCTCCTGGCTCATATGTACGTAAGGGTGTTGTATTATTAAAACAAGGCACTGTAGTCACGCCGTTTGATGTTGTAGGTCTTCTCGACGTCGGCATCACTACGCTATATGCATATAGAAGGGTACGCGTCGGCATTGTTACAACAGGCGATGAATTAATCGCCCCGCCTATCGATCCAGATACAGCTAGTGAACTAGTGTTACGTGGAAAGGTTATTGAATCGACGGGATCTCTAGTTGCGTGGTATATCCAGACGTTTATGCCATATGTAGAAGTTAGAGAAAAAATAATCACCGGAGATAGACACGAGGAGGTGCGAGCAGTAGTAGACAGATTTCTTAAGCTATACGATGCAGTTATTATAACCGGCGGCGCAGGGCCTAGCGAGATAGACCATTTTTACAAACTAGGCTTTGGGGGGCTTAGAGGATTTCGCATGAAGCCTGGAAGACCTAC includes:
- a CDS encoding molybdopterin molybdotransferase MoeA, yielding MRYLSGLNPVYKVADILPQVNKIEDVEKIAVWDAAGRVVARDVIAPHDYPPYPRAAYDGYAVNSSATPGKFRVVGTILVGQYRRDIVLNSGEAAYVTVGAFLPEGADAVVPEEAVKREGEYILVDRKFEKYANVDPPGSYVRKGVVLLKQGTVVTPFDVVGLLDVGITTLYAYRRVRVGIVTTGDELIAPPIDPDTASELVLRGKVIESTGSLVAWYIQTFMPYVEVREKIITGDRHEEVRAVVDRFLKLYDAVIITGGAGPSEIDHFYKLGFGGLRGFRMKPGRPTSVAVVGGKPVFGLSGYPISALHGVIRIVEPVLRYMANVNKAPGHDWHYAVITQDIQGEMAQIVRVKLEVTESGLHAIPIKARHHSFTEPDACGVALIPPGGVKRGDIVLVLTYRDIRRG
- a CDS encoding geranylgeranylglyceryl/heptaprenylglyceryl phosphate synthase; the encoded protein is MKLYEYLVEGTKHFTLIDPDKSVDYLKIAKYALEAGTDGILVGGSLGIRESQITQVVKDIKSIAHVPVVIFPGSISQLTDEADGVLFLSVLNSLDPYYIIGAQIQGAVLLAKHYPKLEVISTAYIIIGDGGAAGFVSMSKPIPYTRPDIVMAYALAANYIGFKAVYLEAGSGAPQPAPPEMVRAARRVFPRILIVGGGIRSGEVAYTIAREKPNVIVTGTLAEEKPEKLGEIIRAIKSA
- a CDS encoding DNA-binding protein, with product MAEGGFEDRELEEIRRRKLEELQKRAELERQAQIAAAQRRVALKRILTPEALARLDNIRVVRPELAEALEQQLIALASSGRVKVPIDDETLKKILEAIYSQTRREYRFRL
- a CDS encoding 50S ribosomal protein L39e, which translates into the protein MARNKPLGKKLRLAAALKSNRNPPVWVVVKTKRRVTRSPTRRHWRRTKLKA